Proteins found in one Prosthecobacter sp. genomic segment:
- the rlmN gene encoding 23S rRNA (adenine(2503)-C(2))-methyltransferase RlmN — translation MPQSFHDLTFDQLRELIVAAGLRPAHAGTLWNTLHFKAMADPLAREDLVPPLRQWLMKVLSDGSWMLDVPPVSSDTPSSDGLTHKFLLRMADAQEIETVIMGYTGRHTACVSTQAGCAMGCVFCATGQMGFVRHLRPGEIVAQVLHAQRILRAKGERGLRNLVFMGMGEPLHNYDAVMTALDIICDTRGLNIGPSKVSVSTVGVVPGILRMAAENRPYNLAVSLHAATEEERAKLIPANQRWPLADLIAACRSYNAKTGRRIFFAWTLIHGVNDTPEHAKRIAELLHGLDAHINLIPLNRTEGYTGTESSDTAADTFHRILQDAGFPCTIRQRRGIDVAAGCGQLKAAKQARRKAA, via the coding sequence ATGCCACAATCATTCCATGACCTGACCTTCGACCAGCTCCGCGAGCTGATCGTGGCCGCCGGTCTGCGCCCGGCGCATGCGGGTACGCTTTGGAACACGCTTCACTTCAAGGCGATGGCTGATCCGCTCGCCCGTGAAGATCTCGTGCCGCCGCTGCGCCAATGGCTAATGAAGGTGCTCAGCGACGGCTCCTGGATGCTCGACGTGCCGCCCGTCTCGTCCGACACACCGAGCAGCGATGGTTTGACGCACAAATTCCTCCTGCGCATGGCCGACGCGCAGGAGATCGAGACCGTCATCATGGGCTATACCGGCCGCCACACTGCCTGCGTCAGCACGCAGGCCGGTTGCGCGATGGGCTGTGTGTTTTGCGCCACGGGCCAGATGGGCTTCGTGCGGCATCTGCGGCCGGGCGAAATCGTCGCCCAGGTGCTCCATGCGCAGCGCATCCTGCGTGCGAAAGGCGAACGCGGACTGCGCAACCTCGTCTTCATGGGCATGGGCGAGCCGCTGCACAACTACGACGCCGTGATGACCGCCCTCGACATCATTTGCGACACTCGCGGCCTGAACATCGGCCCCAGCAAGGTCAGCGTCTCCACCGTCGGCGTCGTGCCCGGCATCCTGCGCATGGCGGCGGAAAACCGGCCCTACAATCTCGCCGTCAGCCTCCACGCCGCCACGGAGGAGGAACGCGCGAAATTGATCCCCGCCAACCAGCGCTGGCCGCTGGCCGATCTCATCGCCGCCTGCCGCAGCTACAATGCGAAAACCGGTCGTCGCATTTTCTTCGCGTGGACCTTGATCCACGGCGTCAACGACACGCCCGAGCACGCGAAACGCATCGCTGAATTGCTCCACGGCCTCGACGCCCACATCAATCTGATCCCGCTCAACCGCACCGAAGGCTACACCGGCACCGAAAGCAGCGACACCGCAGCCGACACCTTCCACCGCATCCTCCAAGACGCCGGTTTCCCCTGCACCATCCGCCAACGCCGCGGCATCGATGTCGCCGCCGGCTGCGGACAGCTCAAAGCGGCGAAGCAGGCGCGGCGAAAGGCCGCTT
- a CDS encoding MBL fold metallo-hydrolase: MPEISTFTGGIAATNGHLLSLPGGNVLVDAPDGIADWLRRQNVRVDALFLTHQHFDHVLDAAAIKAQHGCRIYAFAPFSRELTLERLYGAVTGSSFSVPDFEVDEVLEGKDTLDAIGETWRLYHVPGHSPDSVCFHLAAQHLLFGGDVLFLDGIGRTDFPGGSTEQLLSGIEKKLFTLPDATRVFPGHGDDTTIGRERLENPFLA; the protein is encoded by the coding sequence ATGCCTGAAATCTCCACTTTCACCGGCGGCATCGCCGCCACGAACGGTCATCTACTGTCCCTGCCCGGCGGCAACGTGCTGGTGGATGCGCCCGATGGCATCGCGGACTGGCTGCGCAGGCAAAACGTGCGCGTGGACGCGCTTTTTCTCACGCACCAGCATTTCGATCACGTTCTCGATGCCGCAGCGATCAAAGCGCAGCACGGCTGCCGGATATACGCTTTTGCGCCGTTTTCGCGCGAGCTGACCCTGGAACGGCTCTACGGCGCGGTGACAGGCAGTTCCTTCTCCGTGCCGGATTTTGAAGTCGATGAAGTCCTCGAAGGCAAGGACACCCTGGATGCCATCGGCGAGACGTGGCGGCTCTACCATGTGCCCGGCCATTCGCCAGACAGCGTGTGCTTTCATCTCGCAGCGCAACACCTGCTTTTTGGCGGCGACGTGCTCTTTCTCGACGGCATCGGCCGCACCGACTTCCCCGGCGGCTCCACGGAGCAACTGCTCAGCGGCATTGAGAAGAAGCTATTCACGCTGCCCGATGCCACCCGCGTCTTTCCCGGCCATGGCGACGACACCACCATCGGTCGCGAACGGTTGGAGAATCCCTTTCTCGCCTGA